In bacterium, a genomic segment contains:
- a CDS encoding response regulator, with translation MTRILVIDDDPNIRQMVCRMLEREGYEVEVASNGKEGIDKFRAVPASLVITDIIMPEQEGIETIRMLRTDFPDCRIIAMSGGGRIGPSDYLSMARLLGATVSLSKPFDRGQLLDAVRQALSAETV, from the coding sequence ATGACTCGCATCCTGGTAATAGATGACGACCCCAATATCCGGCAAATGGTCTGCCGGATGCTTGAGCGGGAAGGCTATGAAGTTGAAGTTGCATCCAACGGAAAAGAAGGCATCGACAAGTTCCGGGCTGTTCCCGCAAGCCTGGTTATCACAGACATAATCATGCCCGAGCAAGAGGGTATCGAGACCATCCGGATGCTCAGAACAGATTTCCCGGATTGCCGGATAATCGCCATGTCAGGAGGCGGACGAATCGGACCTTCTGATTACCTTTCCATGGCAAGGCTGTTAGGTGCGACGGTGTCGCTAAGCAAACCGTTTGATCGCGGCCAATTGCTTGACGCTGTAAGGCAGGCACTCTCGGCTGAAACAGTGTAA